From a single Okeanomitos corallinicola TIOX110 genomic region:
- the mazF gene encoding endoribonuclease MazF, translating into MNQSVRKSGSNVYVPDRGDIVWLDFDPQTGHEQAGRRPALIISPMIYNDFGLAIVCPITNSTKGYPFEVPLPSGINTTGFVLADHIKSIDWKARKAELKEKVSVEFVTEVISILSTIIPYPQTD; encoded by the coding sequence GTGAACCAATCGGTAAGGAAGTCTGGTAGTAATGTTTATGTACCAGATCGGGGCGATATTGTATGGCTAGATTTCGACCCTCAAACGGGTCACGAACAAGCTGGTCGTCGCCCCGCTTTAATTATTTCTCCTATGATATATAATGATTTTGGTCTTGCTATAGTTTGCCCAATAACTAACAGTACAAAAGGTTATCCTTTTGAAGTTCCTTTACCTAGCGGTATAAATACTACAGGTTTTGTTTTAGCAGATCATATTAAAAGCATTGATTGGAAAGCAAGAAAAGCTGAATTAAAAGAAAAAGTTTCAGTTGAATTTGTTACTGAAGTAATTAGTATATTATCAACTATAATTCCTTATCCTCAAACAGATTAA
- a CDS encoding antitoxin family protein, whose amino-acid sequence MPVEAIYEQGTLRLSEPIKLAEGSKVQVIIIPIESNYQQKKTLEILQEIAELPLEGKTDPFDGKDHDQILYCQ is encoded by the coding sequence ATGCCAGTAGAAGCCATTTATGAACAAGGAACATTGAGATTATCAGAACCGATAAAACTAGCAGAAGGAAGTAAGGTACAAGTAATTATCATTCCTATAGAATCTAATTATCAACAGAAAAAAACATTAGAAATTTTACAAGAAATTGCTGAACTTCCTTTAGAGGGGAAAACAGATCCTTTTGATGGCAAAGATCATGATCAGATTTTATATTGTCAATAG
- a CDS encoding type II toxin-antitoxin system PemK/MazF family toxin yields the protein MYRGEVWLVNLDPTVGTEISKKRPCIIVNDDAIGILPLKVIVPVTDWKERYYIRPWMVKLEPSTENSFAKVSSVDTFQIRSVSETRLIRKLG from the coding sequence ATGTATAGAGGTGAAGTCTGGTTAGTTAATTTAGATCCAACTGTAGGAACGGAAATTAGTAAAAAACGTCCTTGTATTATAGTTAATGATGATGCAATTGGTATTTTACCTTTGAAGGTTATTGTTCCGGTTACAGATTGGAAAGAACGATATTATATTAGACCTTGGATGGTAAAATTAGAACCATCAACTGAGAATAGTTTTGCAAAAGTTTCTAGTGTTGATACTTTTCAAATTCGTTCGGTTTCGGAAACAAGATTAATCAGGAAATTAGGTTAG
- a CDS encoding endonuclease NucS domain-containing protein: MKLRKVASGWEFESEKDLEDLVWNNLEKLFGYKPLKRQYQVNGQYCDILAFGKNKELVIIELKNSEDRYIVQQLTRYYDALLDEKPFPKNINFQVPIVLIAVTPNFHRDNYTDRKYHQLKFNFLQFKIICQEQKFSLNIINLDTTLNWKLDFDYCPENHIKKDIPTPPKRFYQLIDKCTPQEQTKLLKFRQTILEFDYRMEEIVQDGGIYYGKGKTKYCAELRLNSKKELVLFLWLPRSFYSGKQENITRIRIWTDWNNAAIVRPAAKGLGKIHSLDITFAKEAAKNQSLKYFLAHALNKWFQRI, from the coding sequence ATGAAATTAAGAAAAGTAGCAAGCGGATGGGAATTTGAAAGTGAAAAAGATTTAGAAGATTTAGTTTGGAATAACTTAGAAAAGCTATTTGGATATAAACCTTTAAAGCGACAGTATCAAGTTAATGGACAATATTGTGATATTTTAGCTTTTGGTAAAAATAAGGAACTTGTAATCATAGAGTTAAAAAACTCTGAAGATAGATATATTGTCCAACAACTTACTCGTTATTATGATGCTCTTTTAGATGAAAAACCTTTTCCTAAAAATATTAATTTTCAAGTTCCTATAGTTTTAATTGCGGTTACTCCAAATTTTCATAGAGATAACTATACTGACAGAAAATATCATCAGCTAAAATTTAATTTTTTGCAGTTTAAAATTATTTGTCAAGAGCAAAAATTTAGTCTAAACATAATTAATTTAGATACTACGCTCAACTGGAAATTAGACTTTGATTATTGCCCAGAAAATCATATTAAAAAAGATATTCCTACTCCTCCTAAAAGATTTTATCAATTAATTGATAAATGCACACCTCAAGAACAAACTAAACTTCTCAAATTTCGACAAACTATTTTAGAATTTGATTATCGAATGGAAGAAATAGTACAGGATGGTGGTATTTATTACGGTAAAGGTAAAACTAAATATTGTGCTGAATTACGGTTAAATAGTAAAAAAGAACTTGTACTTTTTTTGTGGCTACCACGTAGTTTTTATAGCGGTAAACAAGAAAATATTACAAGAATTAGAATTTGGACAGATTGGAATAATGCAGCTATAGTTAGACCAGCAGCTAAAGGACTCGGTAAAATACATTCACTTGATATTACATTTGCAAAGGAAGCAGCTAAAAATCAGAGCTTAAAATATTTTCTTGCTCATGCTTTAAATAAATGGTTTCAAAGAATTTAA
- a CDS encoding NAD(P)(+) transhydrogenase (Re/Si-specific) subunit beta has protein sequence MSDFLPTGIQLTYLVAASLFILGLKKLGSPATARNGNLIAAVGMLLAVVATLLDQHVLNYQMILIGLVIGSAIGAIAAYKVEMTQMPQMVGLLNGLGGASSALIAVAEFWRLSDAGQSIPLEVNISMLLDVLIGGVTLTGSFLAFAKLQGLISGTPITFPLQQPFNFLLFGSYIAGSAYFIFNPESIPVFLGIVGVSLFLGVMFVLPIGGGDMPVVISLLNSLSGVAAAAAGFVVMNNMLIIAGALVGASGIILTEIMCKGMNRSIFSVLFSAFGSVSTAGGGAGAAGVSDKPVRSIDPEEGAMMLGYARSVVIVPGYGMAVAQAQHSVRELADQLERMGVDVKYAIHPVAGRMPGHMNVLLAEANVDYTQLYDMEAINPQFEQADVALVIGANDVVNPAARSDKNSPIYGMPVLEVDRAKQTIVIKRGMSAGFAGVDNELFYKDKTTMLFGSAKDMVAKLVSEVKQL, from the coding sequence ATGAGCGACTTTTTACCAACTGGAATTCAGCTGACATATTTAGTCGCTGCATCCTTATTTATTCTCGGTTTGAAAAAATTGGGTTCTCCGGCAACAGCTAGAAATGGTAATCTCATCGCTGCGGTGGGAATGTTATTAGCAGTTGTCGCTACATTATTAGATCAACACGTTTTAAACTATCAGATGATTTTGATAGGTTTGGTCATTGGTTCAGCTATTGGTGCTATTGCCGCTTATAAGGTGGAAATGACGCAAATGCCCCAAATGGTGGGTTTACTCAACGGTTTGGGTGGTGCATCTTCTGCTTTAATTGCTGTGGCTGAATTTTGGCGGTTGTCAGATGCTGGCCAATCCATACCTTTAGAAGTTAACATTTCCATGTTGTTGGATGTGTTAATTGGTGGTGTGACATTAACCGGTAGTTTTTTAGCCTTTGCGAAATTACAGGGTTTAATCAGTGGTACACCGATTACTTTTCCTTTACAACAACCTTTTAACTTCTTGCTATTCGGTTCTTACATTGCTGGAAGTGCTTATTTTATCTTCAATCCAGAAAGTATCCCCGTATTTTTAGGGATTGTAGGAGTTTCCTTATTTTTGGGTGTGATGTTTGTTTTACCCATTGGTGGCGGTGATATGCCAGTGGTAATTTCACTGTTAAACTCTTTGTCTGGGGTAGCTGCGGCGGCGGCGGGTTTTGTGGTGATGAACAATATGTTAATCATCGCCGGTGCTTTGGTGGGTGCGTCGGGTATCATCCTCACAGAAATCATGTGTAAGGGAATGAACCGATCTATATTCAGTGTTTTATTTAGTGCCTTTGGTTCAGTTTCTACTGCTGGTGGTGGCGCTGGTGCTGCTGGTGTTAGTGATAAACCCGTCCGTAGTATTGATCCTGAAGAGGGGGCAATGATGTTAGGTTATGCCCGTTCTGTAGTGATTGTACCCGGATATGGGATGGCGGTTGCTCAAGCACAGCATAGCGTCCGGGAGTTGGCGGATCAGTTAGAGCGTATGGGTGTGGATGTGAAATATGCGATACATCCCGTTGCGGGAAGAATGCCAGGACACATGAATGTATTATTGGCGGAAGCTAACGTTGATTATACGCAGCTATATGATATGGAGGCGATTAATCCTCAGTTTGAACAAGCTGATGTGGCGTTAGTGATTGGCGCTAATGATGTGGTAAATCCGGCGGCGCGTAGTGATAAGAATAGTCCAATTTATGGGATGCCGGTTTTAGAGGTTGATCGGGCGAAGCAAACTATTGTGATTAAGCGCGGTATGAGTGCCGGTTTTGCTGGTGTGGATAATGAGTTGTTTTATAAGGATAAGACGACTATGTTGTTTGGTAGTGCTAAGGATATGGTGGCTAAGTTGGTTAGTGAGGTGAAGCAACTTTAG
- a CDS encoding NAD(P) transhydrogenase subunit alpha, which yields MTETLLPALFVLVLASFIGFEVITKVPPTLHTPLMSGSNAISGISVIGAILAAGEKNTNLSVILGLIAVILAMVNVVGGFLVTDRMLQMFKKKEIKA from the coding sequence ATGACAGAAACATTACTTCCAGCCTTATTCGTACTCGTCTTAGCCTCATTTATTGGCTTTGAAGTCATTACTAAAGTTCCCCCCACACTTCACACTCCTTTGATGTCTGGTTCTAATGCCATTTCTGGGATTTCGGTAATTGGTGCAATTCTGGCAGCGGGGGAGAAAAACACTAATTTATCAGTAATTCTCGGTTTAATTGCGGTGATATTGGCAATGGTTAACGTTGTCGGTGGTTTTTTGGTGACTGACAGAATGCTGCAAATGTTTAAAAAGAAGGAAATTAAAGCATGA
- a CDS encoding Re/Si-specific NAD(P)(+) transhydrogenase subunit alpha produces MKIAIAKEIEVCERRVSLIPDIVAKLVKQGLEILVESGAGEKAYFTDADYEAAGAKIISDTATLWGEADILLKVSPPQDREDGQSEIDLLKPGAVLISFLNPLGNPIIAKQLADKQITALSMEMIPRTTRAQSMDALSSQASLAGYKTVLLAAAALPKYFPMLTTAAGTIAPAKVFIMGAGVAGLQAIATARRLGAVVEAFDIRPAVKEEVQSLGAKFVEVKLEEETVAAGGYAKEISEDSKKRTQELVAEHVKNSDVVITTAQVPGRKAPQLVTEEMVKAMKPGSVIVDLAAEQGGNCACTEAGKDIVWNGVTIIGPINLPSSMPVHASQLYAKNITSLMQLLIKDQALQMNFEDDIVDAACVTHGGEIRNQRVKDALQAVAV; encoded by the coding sequence ATGAAAATAGCAATTGCTAAAGAAATAGAAGTTTGTGAACGGCGTGTATCATTAATTCCCGATATCGTAGCCAAGTTAGTCAAACAAGGTTTAGAAATTTTAGTAGAAAGTGGTGCGGGAGAAAAAGCATATTTTACCGATGCTGACTATGAAGCCGCAGGAGCGAAAATTATTAGTGATACAGCCACCTTATGGGGGGAAGCGGACATATTACTCAAAGTTAGCCCTCCCCAAGATAGAGAAGATGGACAGTCAGAAATTGATTTACTTAAACCGGGTGCTGTTTTAATTAGCTTTCTCAATCCTTTGGGTAATCCTATCATCGCCAAACAACTGGCAGATAAGCAAATTACAGCTTTAAGTATGGAAATGATCCCCCGTACCACCAGAGCGCAAAGCATGGATGCTTTATCCTCCCAGGCATCTCTGGCAGGGTATAAAACCGTACTTTTAGCAGCCGCAGCATTACCCAAATATTTCCCGATGTTAACCACAGCAGCGGGGACAATTGCCCCGGCTAAAGTATTTATCATGGGTGCAGGGGTTGCAGGTTTACAGGCGATCGCCACAGCCCGTAGACTAGGAGCAGTAGTAGAAGCCTTTGATATTCGCCCCGCAGTCAAAGAAGAAGTCCAAAGCTTAGGAGCAAAATTCGTCGAAGTCAAACTCGAAGAAGAAACCGTTGCAGCAGGTGGTTACGCCAAGGAAATTTCCGAAGACAGTAAAAAACGCACCCAAGAATTAGTAGCCGAACACGTCAAAAACTCTGATGTAGTCATTACCACCGCCCAAGTACCAGGTAGAAAAGCACCCCAACTCGTAACAGAAGAGATGGTAAAAGCCATGAAACCCGGTTCAGTCATCGTAGACTTAGCCGCAGAACAGGGTGGAAACTGTGCTTGTACAGAAGCAGGTAAAGATATTGTTTGGAACGGTGTCACAATTATCGGACCAATAAATTTACCCTCCTCCATGCCAGTACACGCCAGCCAACTGTATGCCAAAAATATTACCTCATTAATGCAGCTGCTTATTAAAGATCAAGCATTGCAGATGAACTTTGAGGATGACATCGTTGATGCAGCTTGTGTTACTCATGGTGGTGAAATTAGAAACCAACGGGTAAAAGATGCTTTGCAAGCAGTAGCGGTTTAG
- a CDS encoding DUF2808 domain-containing protein, whose amino-acid sequence MRRVLSALAVTGCLMASFPAVVSAQDGFTLFSGVERKNQLPAHLQFGGNRYATDRYVLKIPAKKMNLAVAQFAITYPNYYEGSFDEKNIEVRVKGKSLPLNEVKWNKEGRVIEIFPEEPVPAGNTVEVVLSNVQNPPFGGMYYFNCQILSPGDVPLLRYIGTWILSIS is encoded by the coding sequence ATGCGACGTGTACTTTCTGCCTTAGCTGTAACTGGTTGTTTAATGGCAAGTTTTCCGGCTGTAGTTTCAGCACAAGATGGTTTTACTCTGTTTAGCGGTGTTGAGCGGAAAAACCAGTTACCCGCACATTTGCAATTTGGCGGTAATAGATATGCCACAGACAGATATGTACTCAAAATACCTGCGAAGAAGATGAACTTGGCAGTTGCTCAGTTTGCCATTACCTATCCTAACTATTACGAAGGTAGTTTTGATGAAAAAAACATTGAAGTCAGAGTTAAAGGTAAAAGTCTGCCTTTAAATGAAGTTAAATGGAACAAAGAAGGAAGAGTAATTGAAATCTTTCCTGAAGAACCAGTACCAGCGGGTAACACCGTGGAAGTAGTCTTATCTAACGTACAAAACCCACCTTTTGGGGGAATGTATTACTTTAACTGTCAAATTCTTTCTCCCGGAGATGTGCCACTGCTACGTTACATAGGTACTTGGATCTTGAGTATTTCTTAA
- the rpmH gene encoding 50S ribosomal protein L34, which produces MQRTLGGTCRKRKRTSGFRARMRTPDGRNVIRARRKKGRHRLSV; this is translated from the coding sequence ATGCAAAGAACATTGGGCGGTACTTGTCGTAAGAGAAAGAGAACTTCTGGTTTTCGGGCTAGAATGCGGACACCAGACGGCAGAAACGTGATTAGAGCCAGAAGGAAAAAAGGTCGTCATCGTTTGAGCGTTTAG
- the rnpA gene encoding ribonuclease P protein component, giving the protein MALPKAYRLKSRKDFQAVFREGIRCHSSHFTLRALKPSCPKQPNLDDALMTIQSTEQNNYAKTKIGVSISTKVSKRAVVRNRLKRQITGALYQILPKLADGWRLVVIVKPKTAESECGSQQFLQELEQLLVKAEVINGYS; this is encoded by the coding sequence GTGGCTTTGCCCAAAGCATATAGATTAAAATCCCGCAAAGATTTCCAAGCGGTTTTCCGGGAAGGAATTCGGTGTCATAGCTCTCATTTCACTTTGAGAGCTTTAAAGCCGTCATGTCCAAAACAACCCAATTTGGATGACGCTTTGATGACAATACAATCAACTGAGCAAAATAATTACGCCAAAACAAAAATTGGCGTTTCCATTAGTACCAAAGTTAGTAAAAGAGCAGTTGTTCGCAATCGCCTCAAAAGACAAATCACTGGGGCATTGTATCAAATATTGCCTAAATTAGCAGATGGATGGCGATTAGTAGTGATTGTGAAGCCAAAGACAGCAGAATCTGAGTGCGGAAGCCAACAATTTCTGCAAGAATTAGAGCAGTTGTTGGTAAAAGCAGAGGTAATAAATGGGTATTCGTGA
- a CDS encoding PH domain-containing protein has translation MGIREEIYYEGGPHIGDLLLNLLIGLTVVGLPLTVGAIVRALWLRFRITDRRISVMGGWLGRDRSDVIYSEIVKVVKVPRGVGIWGDMVLTLKNGSRLEMRAVPNFRETYDYIAEKVAAKNPQYSPTSK, from the coding sequence ATGGGTATTCGTGAAGAAATTTATTATGAAGGTGGACCTCACATTGGGGATTTGCTTCTCAATTTATTGATTGGACTAACAGTAGTAGGTTTACCATTGACTGTTGGTGCAATAGTCAGGGCTTTGTGGTTGCGTTTTCGGATCACTGACCGGCGTATTTCCGTGATGGGTGGGTGGTTAGGACGCGATCGCTCTGACGTAATATATTCAGAAATCGTCAAAGTGGTAAAAGTTCCCCGTGGTGTGGGTATCTGGGGAGATATGGTACTGACTCTCAAAAACGGTAGTCGTTTAGAAATGCGGGCTGTTCCCAACTTTAGAGAAACTTATGACTACATCGCCGAAAAAGTTGCGGCTAAAAATCCCCAATATAGTCCTACTTCCAAGTAG
- the yidC gene encoding membrane protein insertase YidC, with the protein MDFGIGFLSNNVMLPIIDFFYGIVPSYGLAIIALTLIIRFALYPLSAGSIRSMRRMRIVQPLMQKRMAEIKERHKDNPQKQQEEMVNVQKEFGNPLGGCLPLLLQMPVLLALFATLRGSPFAGVNYSVNLQIFPSEQIERIQPQAFATNAQNIYIADGDHTKITAILPGGNKLAVGEKTKIQYQTLEGKPFDALVAEHPETKLTPEWKIMKGEDRVKIDDQGNIEALEPGDVTIQGTIPGLAADKGFLFIDALGRVGAIDPDGAVHWDIVSMIVFFGISLYVSQMLSGQNSGGGNPQQETVNKITPVIFSGMFLFFPLPAGVLMYMVIGNVFQTLQTYILSREPLSEELQKIVAMQEKDKQAATAEAKTLPFEPKSSKKKATG; encoded by the coding sequence ATGGATTTTGGTATCGGGTTTCTCTCGAACAACGTAATGTTGCCAATCATAGATTTTTTCTATGGTATTGTCCCTAGCTATGGATTGGCGATCATTGCTTTGACATTAATTATTCGGTTTGCACTCTACCCCTTGAGTGCTGGTTCAATCCGCAGTATGCGAAGAATGCGAATTGTCCAACCCTTGATGCAAAAACGGATGGCGGAAATTAAAGAACGCCATAAAGATAATCCGCAAAAGCAGCAAGAGGAAATGGTGAATGTGCAAAAGGAATTTGGCAATCCTTTAGGAGGATGTTTACCCTTATTGCTACAGATGCCTGTTTTACTAGCACTGTTTGCAACTTTACGCGGTTCACCATTTGCAGGTGTTAACTATTCGGTTAACTTGCAAATTTTTCCATCTGAACAAATAGAACGCATTCAACCCCAAGCTTTTGCTACTAACGCCCAAAATATTTATATTGCCGATGGGGATCACACAAAAATTACTGCTATCCTTCCCGGTGGTAATAAATTGGCAGTTGGGGAAAAGACAAAAATTCAATATCAAACCTTGGAAGGTAAACCCTTCGATGCTTTGGTAGCAGAACATCCAGAAACTAAGTTGACTCCTGAATGGAAAATCATGAAAGGAGAAGACAGGGTAAAAATTGATGATCAAGGTAACATCGAAGCCTTAGAGCCAGGAGATGTAACCATTCAAGGTACTATCCCCGGATTGGCAGCAGACAAAGGATTCTTGTTTATTGATGCTTTGGGTAGGGTTGGTGCAATTGATCCCGATGGCGCAGTTCACTGGGATATTGTTTCCATGATTGTCTTTTTTGGAATTAGCCTTTATGTCAGTCAAATGCTGTCAGGGCAAAATTCCGGTGGTGGTAATCCCCAACAGGAAACCGTCAACAAAATTACCCCGGTGATTTTTTCTGGGATGTTTTTGTTCTTCCCACTCCCAGCGGGTGTATTGATGTACATGGTAATTGGTAACGTTTTCCAAACTCTGCAAACCTACATTCTTTCTCGTGAACCTCTCTCAGAGGAATTACAAAAAATTGTAGCTATGCAAGAGAAAGACAAACAAGCAGCCACCGCAGAAGCAAAGACGTTGCCCTTTGAACCAAAAAGTTCCAAGAAGAAAGCTACAGGTTGA
- a CDS encoding R3H domain-containing nucleic acid-binding protein, with amino-acid sequence MSDINMQRGEEWLKQLLQLSGVSADVSSKLSSAPAIGADSQEQDSYWLIINDSNLMPEQVRTLIGANGSVLDAIQYLANSVLNVHQAEDEQVSYTIELNDYRLRRQAEITALVRTAVQEVRFSGREIEMKSLSSFERRQVHSFLQEFPDLQTFSRGKEPYRNLVVRLATEPPTDPGY; translated from the coding sequence ATGAGTGATATAAATATGCAGCGTGGTGAAGAATGGTTAAAACAACTGCTGCAACTATCTGGTGTGTCCGCTGATGTTAGTAGTAAATTGAGTTCTGCTCCGGCAATTGGGGCAGACTCTCAAGAGCAGGATAGTTACTGGTTGATAATTAATGACAGTAATTTGATGCCAGAACAGGTCAGAACTTTGATTGGTGCAAATGGTTCAGTATTGGATGCTATCCAATATTTAGCTAACTCAGTGCTGAATGTGCATCAAGCAGAAGATGAACAGGTATCTTATACCATCGAGTTGAATGACTATCGCTTGAGAAGACAAGCCGAAATTACCGCTTTAGTGAGAACAGCAGTTCAAGAAGTGCGTTTTTCTGGTCGAGAAATAGAAATGAAATCTTTGAGTTCTTTTGAAAGACGACAAGTTCACAGTTTTTTACAAGAATTCCCTGATTTGCAAACCTTCAGCCGTGGCAAAGAACCCTATCGTAATTTGGTAGTTCGTCTGGCTACAGAACCGCCTACAGATCCTGGTTATTAG
- a CDS encoding DUF177 domain-containing protein — MDAIFIPQLTKAPERTEEFQVNESLPGLETLTPVRGTVRVQHQVNYLEVSGQAETIITCTCNRCLQQYNQRLAVNTKEIIWLDANADQLEDLPLEREVPVEDLVETLSPDGYFYPSEWLYEQMCLAIPQSQLCDCNCPGILKTNANSSDNIVDSRWAALKNLKNQLPE, encoded by the coding sequence ATGGACGCTATTTTTATTCCGCAGCTAACTAAAGCCCCGGAGCGGACAGAGGAATTTCAAGTTAATGAGTCTCTGCCTGGTTTGGAAACTTTAACCCCAGTACGTGGCACTGTCCGCGTCCAACATCAGGTTAATTACTTAGAAGTTTCCGGTCAGGCAGAAACAATTATTACTTGTACCTGTAACCGCTGTTTGCAACAATATAATCAACGTTTGGCTGTTAATACTAAAGAAATTATTTGGTTAGATGCAAATGCTGATCAATTAGAGGACTTACCTTTAGAAAGAGAAGTACCTGTAGAAGATTTAGTAGAAACTTTGTCTCCTGATGGTTATTTTTATCCTAGTGAATGGCTGTATGAACAAATGTGTTTAGCTATTCCTCAAAGTCAGTTGTGCGATTGCAATTGTCCAGGAATTTTGAAGACTAATGCTAACAGTTCGGATAATATTGTTGACAGTCGTTGGGCAGCTTTGAAAAATTTAAAAAATCAACTTCCAGAATAG
- a CDS encoding class I SAM-dependent methyltransferase, which produces MNQEINIQRQYYANTANLYDKIHNNQEQEHILGLHLLASYIEFYQIRSVLDVGAGTGRTILWLKRRFPNLIIKGIEPVKELREQGYIKGILESELVDGDGCNLPFPDNSVDLVCEFAVLHHVKKPETVVQEMSRVASKMICISDCNFMGQGIPPLRLLKYFIFSLGLWKVADWFKTKGKGYTISEEDGLAYSYSVYQNLSTIDNYWQQLRIMNTNGDSDHHLGQIFSAAHLLVIAFDKK; this is translated from the coding sequence ATGAATCAAGAGATTAATATACAACGTCAGTATTATGCTAATACAGCTAATTTATATGATAAAATACATAACAATCAAGAGCAAGAACATATATTAGGTTTGCACTTATTAGCAAGCTATATAGAATTTTATCAAATTCGTAGTGTTTTGGATGTAGGTGCTGGTACTGGACGTACCATTCTTTGGCTAAAACGGCGATTTCCTAATCTAATTATTAAAGGTATTGAACCAGTAAAAGAACTTCGTGAACAAGGGTATATCAAAGGAATATTAGAATCCGAGTTAGTAGATGGTGATGGTTGTAATCTTCCTTTTCCTGATAATAGTGTTGATCTTGTCTGTGAATTTGCTGTACTCCATCATGTTAAGAAGCCGGAAACAGTAGTTCAAGAAATGTCGCGGGTTGCTTCTAAAATGATATGTATTTCTGACTGCAACTTTATGGGACAAGGAATTCCTCCACTGCGGCTACTAAAATACTTTATCTTTTCTCTTGGACTTTGGAAAGTTGCAGATTGGTTTAAAACTAAGGGTAAAGGTTACACTATAAGTGAAGAAGACGGACTCGCTTACTCCTATTCAGTGTATCAAAATTTATCAACTATTGATAACTACTGGCAACAATTACGTATTATGAATACAAATGGAGATAGTGATCACCATTTGGGTCAGATTTTCTCTGCTGCACATTTGCTTGTCATTGCCTTCGATAAAAAATGA
- a CDS encoding AI-2E family transporter: MKIGQWIGLIAIVLSLYILWQLREVLLLIFAAVVLATTLNRLARSFQNLGMKRQLAVALSVTIFFAGIISFFWLIVPPFTQQFQELTYRVPQGFERINSWIDEQRTHIPPQLIPFIPDLNRLIAEAQPLFNRILGNSFAFVSSSLIIVLNILLVLVLTGMFLANPDAYRKVFVRLFPSFYRRRVEGILNQCGTSLERWVTGAFIAVFVVGLMSLVGLSILGVKAALALGVLAGFMNLIPNLGPTMSVVPAMAIALLDSPWKPLGVLILYFFIQQAESNFLTPIVMAHQVSLLPAVTLISQLFFVTFFGFLGLFLALPLTVVAKIWVEEVLVKDVLDQWQYHHQAENELVMIGESSDHGEVEEVELISPEEE; encoded by the coding sequence GTGAAAATTGGTCAATGGATAGGTTTAATCGCCATAGTTTTATCCTTATATATACTTTGGCAACTACGAGAAGTGCTGTTACTAATATTTGCTGCTGTGGTTTTAGCAACTACATTAAATCGGTTAGCACGCAGCTTTCAAAATTTAGGAATGAAAAGACAATTAGCTGTAGCCTTATCTGTCACTATCTTTTTTGCAGGTATTATTAGCTTTTTCTGGTTGATTGTCCCACCCTTTACTCAACAATTTCAAGAGTTAACTTATCGAGTTCCCCAAGGTTTTGAACGCATCAATAGTTGGATTGATGAACAAAGAACACACATTCCTCCCCAATTAATCCCTTTTATTCCTGACCTAAATAGGCTAATTGCAGAAGCACAACCATTATTTAATCGCATATTAGGAAACTCTTTTGCCTTTGTTTCTAGCTCGTTAATAATTGTGCTTAATATCTTATTAGTGCTGGTTTTGACGGGAATGTTTCTAGCCAATCCAGATGCTTATCGGAAAGTGTTTGTGCGGCTATTCCCCTCATTTTATCGGCGACGGGTAGAGGGGATTTTAAATCAGTGTGGGACTTCTTTAGAAAGATGGGTAACAGGGGCTTTTATTGCTGTTTTTGTAGTTGGTTTAATGAGTCTTGTTGGTTTATCAATTTTAGGAGTTAAGGCAGCTTTAGCTTTGGGAGTTTTAGCAGGATTTATGAATTTAATTCCTAATTTGGGACCGACTATGAGTGTAGTTCCTGCCATGGCGATCGCCCTGTTAGATTCCCCCTGGAAACCTTTGGGTGTGCTGATTCTTTACTTTTTTATTCAACAAGCTGAGAGTAATTTTCTCACGCCTATAGTTATGGCACATCAGGTATCTTTATTACCAGCAGTAACTTTGATTTCTCAATTATTTTTTGTGACATTTTTTGGATTTTTAGGTTTATTTTTGGCATTACCTTTAACAGTTGTTGCCAAAATTTGGGTAGAAGAAGTATTAGTAAAAGATGTTTTAGATCAATGGCAATATCATCATCAAGCGGAAAATGAATTAGTGATGATTGGTGAATCTTCTGATCATGGTGAAGTTGAGGAAGTGGAATTAATATCCCCAGAGGAAGAGTAA